One segment of Ipomoea triloba cultivar NCNSP0323 chromosome 12, ASM357664v1 DNA contains the following:
- the LOC116000390 gene encoding disease resistance protein RPS6-like, producing the protein MGCPNLVELPGSIRDLKNLVKLHMGFCENLIRLPSSIGNLKSLKLLSVGGCSKLKQLPINLGILEQLWVLDASPTSVFMDDPIWCLTSSNTNLCSLRTLHAPYQYLQHLDLQVGHGSLSCLTMLNLGYSDFDTLPFNLSHHFRLRYLKLDNCQNLQVIQDLPPNLLVLSARNCPILESVQGLSGLSRLKNLNLCKCSNLIELQGIENLGGLKYIDISGCSALSSKYWCENFFKAQFKTPTLGRFRMSVSKDMVTQYLWSNGAVGCSSANYSSPLFLNKKRIFIVVMISCLFHKWGLFEYGYVGPRLPCKWGKYNDKELECIVYDHFTEPNKVEEVEVVIGLNSSSLEQGAEENFIIQTCIVHEEEDHEVCFNPMNPVIKFHHPNKSTFPSRESAVITIKHRSRSPEGSSLKQGHTVMDKDLFIDIHQSSPPPISIRIHGRSYPWP; encoded by the exons ATGGGTTGTCCAAATTTGGTTGAATTGCCAGGGTCAATTAGAGATTTAAAAAACCTTGTCAAGTTACACATGGGATTTTGCGAGAATCTCATCAGGCTTCCTAGTAGCATTGGCAACTTGAAATCTCTCAAGCTCCTTAGTGTTGGAGGGTGCTCCAAGCTAAAACAATTGCCTATTAACTTGGGAATACTGGAGCAGCTATGGGTGCTTGATGCTAGTCCGACTTCTGTATTTATGGATGATCCTATTTGGTGTTTGACATCTTCAAATACTAATTTATGTTCCTTGCGAACTCTACATGCTCCTTACCAGTATCTGCAACATTTAGACCTTCAAGTTGGTCATGGGAGTCTATCCTGCTTGACAATGTTAAATCTAGGCTATAGTGACTTTGATACCTTGCCCTTTAACCTTTCTCATCATTTCCGCCTACGCTATCTTAAATTGGACAACTGTCAGAACCTTCAAGTGATTCAAGATCTTCCACCCAACCTTTTGGTGCTGTCAGCCCGTAATTGTCCTATACTGGAAAGCGTACAAGGTCTATCTGGCTTATCAAGGCTAAAGAATTTGAACCTTTGTAAGTGCAGTAATTTGATTGAGCTTCAAGGCATCGAGAATCTAGGTGGTTTAAAATACATTGACATAAGTGGGTGTAGCGCTCTGAGCAGTAAATATTGGTGTGAGAACTTCTTCAAG GCACAATTTAAAACCCCAACCCTTGGACGGTTTAGAATGAGTGTTTCAAAAGACATGGTTACACAATACTTGTGGAGCAACGGAGCAGTTGGATGTTCATCTGCAAATTACAGTTCACCATTGTTTTTGAACAAAAAACGGATATTCATTGTTGTGATGATTTCATGTTTGTTCCACAAATGGGGTCTATTCGAGTACGGATATGTTGGACCAAGGCTGCCATGTAAGTGGGGTAAATATAATGATAAGGAGTTGGAATGCATAGTATATGATCATTTTACAGAACCCAATAAAGTGGAAGAAGTAGAGGTGGTTATAGGTTTAAATTCATCATCACTTGAGCAAGGAGCGGAAGAGAATTTCATTATTCAAACATGTATAGtacatgaagaagaagatcatgAGGTGTGCTTCAATCCTATGAATCCAGTCATAAAATTCCATCACCCTAATAAATCTACATTCCCCTCGAGGGAATCTGCTGTGATTACTATAAAACACAGAAGTAGGTCTCCGGAGGGCTCCTCATTGAAGCAAGGACACACCGTGATGGATAAGGATTTGTTTATAGATATTCACCAGTCTTCTCCGCCCCCAATCTCAATCCGTATACATGGTCGGTCTTATCCCTGgccataa
- the LOC115998383 gene encoding disease resistance protein TAO1-like produces the protein MASSSSSSTNTRWKYDVFLNFRGDDTRRGFTGHLYAALDRFSVYTFKDDEELRKGGYFPTELLEAIEGSKISILVISKTYASSTWCLDELVKILECKEMLNQVVLPIFYHVDPSQVRKQTGGFGDAFTQHRERFGADRVGAWKAALTKIAGFIGWHLKEVGDRSESEYINEVVEVVQQELNHTYLDVARHPVGIDARVAEIHALLQSGGKDDVRVIGIYGMGGVGKTTLAKAVFNKIYRMFQGCSFLADVRSKGLDHLQEKLLRETLRTKKFEVDNVHRGISLVKQRLGFKKLLVVVDDVNHISQLEALVREPNWFGPGSVIIITTRDVHLLNCLGIDEKYEVKRLSTWESLQVFSLHAFGNPVPLAAYAELSDMIVSYSLGLPLALTILGSHFRGRKSIQEWQDDFKKLRRIPHDDILKILKISYDALDDDTQRIFLDIACFLIVGFSKETAVVLLNGSGFCAESGIRILIDKCLLAEDLSMHALVRDMGREIVRKESPTQPGKKSRLIFTDDVCDVLKDNKGTEAIETMIIDLPENVILDAEVFSKMTRLRLLKILSMNVRGSLKYLSKDLRLLYWENCPLRCISFDLCLTKLVILKIKGGNIEKFQPNLQDFGCLEVLELVGCKKLKRAPNFTGARSLKTLSLYGCLNLVELPQSIRDLENLVQLDLSACKNLRTLPNSICELKRLEDLHLHRCSNIKELPANLGKLEQLRMLNAMQTSVSHLPLSCRSLRYLKTLLLPPLREGYRSAQPIEDLTSSSDANLCSLEYLRAPYQSLQHLSLLANLDLQTGHGLLKYLDLSYSCFQSLPLNLCHLSQLEVLLLNNCQNLRVIKDLPPRLKCLQANRCPLLENIQDLPLSLVKLSTRYCPLLENVQDLSGLLRLHELYLYECSNLIELRGVESLVNLERIDINGCSTLSSKSWCVKLFKALLHNPNHQQFRMWVSNDMVSKDLCSNEVVGGCSSNYSLPLFLKKKGIFIGVNVYGRIDSQHEMNGRTELIAPHNDLSLECRVYDLLTEPNKFREVEELIEFYSSPVKTRELSSLLQTYVAYEEDDGGVYFIPINPKVVMKFEAECRDGEGREQQNEEGSSSSIWDVVFGCVGFCDTHN, from the exons atggcttcttcttcttcttcttccacaaATACTCGCTGGAAATACGATGTTTTTCTGAATTTTAGAGGAGATGACACCCGAAGAGGCTTTACAGGTCATCTTTATGCTGCTCTGGACAGGTTCAGTGTTTACACATTCAAAGACGATGAAGAGCTCCGCAAAGGAGGCTACTTTCCCACTGAGCTTTTAGAGGCGATTGAGGGGTCCAAGATTTCCATTCTCGTAATCTCGAAAACTTATGCCTCCTCCACTTGGTGTCTAGACGAGCTCGTGAAGATCTTGGAATGCAAGGAGATGTTAAACCAGGTGGTTCTTCCCATATTCTACCATGTTGATCCTTCCCAGGTACGCAAACAAACAGGTGGCTTTGGTGATGCGTTCACTCAACACAGAGAACGATTTGGTGCAGATAGAGTTGGTGCTTGGAAAGCTGCACTCACTAAGATTGCAGGTTTTATTGGATGGCATTTGAAAGAAGTCGGAGACCG GTCTGAATCAGAGTATATCAATGAAGTTGTGGAGGTAGTCCAACAAGAATTGAACCATACATACTTGGATGTTGCTAGACACCCGGTTGGAATTGATGCTCGTGTGGCTGAAATACATGCTTTATTACAAAGTGGAGGAAAGGATGATGTTCGTGTCATTGGGATTTATGGCATGGGTGGTGTAGGCAAAACAACCCTTGCAAAAGctgtatttaacaaaatttatagaATGTTCCAAGGTTGTAGCTTTCTTGCTGATGTTAGATCAAAAGGTTTAGACCACTTACAAGAGAAACTTCTTCGTGAAACTCTCAGGACAAAGAAATTTGAAGTTGACAATGTTCATCGGGGAATTAGTTTAGTCAAACAAAGACTTGGATTTAAAAAGCTTCtagttgttgttgatgatgtaAACCATATAAGTCAATTGGAAGCATTAGTCAGAGAGCCAAATTGGTTTGGTCCAGGCAGCGTAATTATAATTACGACTAGAGATGTTCACTTGCTAAACTGCCTTGGAATAGATGAAAAGTATGAAGTTAAAAGGTTAAGTACTTGGGAATCTTTGCAAGTCTTTAGTTTGCATGCATTTGGGAATCCAGTCCCATTGGCGGCTTATGCAGAACTGTCAGATATGATAGTAAGTTATTCTTTGGGACTTCCTTTGGCACTTACAATTCTAGGTTCACATTTTCGTGGAAGAAAGTCAATTCAAGAATGGCAAGATGACTTTAAGAAATTAAGAAGGATTCCTCACGACGATATTTTGAAGATTCTCAAAATTAGTTATGATGCACTCGACGATGATACTCAACGCATCTTCTTAGATATTGCATGCTTTTTAATAGTTGGATTCTCTAAAGAAACTGCTGTTGTGCTGTTGAATGGTAGTGGTTTCTGTGCTGAAAGTGgaattagaattttaattgaTAAATGCTTGTTAGCAGAGGATCTTTCTATGCATGCCTTAGTCCGGGATATGGGAAGAGAAATTGTTCGCAAGGAATCACCTACACAGCCTGGAAAGAAAAGCAGATTGATTTTCACTGATGATGTCTGTGATGTTCTCAAGGACAACAAG GGTACTGAAGCAATTGAAACGATGATCATAGATTTGCCAGAGAATGTGATTTTGGATGCTGAGGTGTTCTCTAAAATGACCAGATTAAGATTACTCAAAATCTTATCCATGAATGTTAGGGGATCTTTAAAATACTTGTCTAAAGATCTCAGATTGCTTTATTGGGAAAATTGCCCGTTGAGATGCATATCGTTTGATCTTTGCTTGACAAAACttgtcattttaaaaataaaaggagGCAATATTGAgaaatttcaacctaatttgcAG GATTTTGGATGCTTGGAGGTCTTAGAGCTTGTTGGTTGCAAGAAGCTTAAAAGAGCCCCAAACTTTACTGGAGCACGTAGTCTGAAGACACTGTCCCTCTATGGTTGTTTAAATTTGGTTGAATTGCCACAATCAATTAGAGATTTAGAGAATCTTGTCCAGCTAGATTTGAGTGCTTGCAAGAATCTCAGGACGCTTCCTAATAGCATTTGCGAGTTGAAACGTCTTGAGGATCTTCATCTGCATAGGTGCTCCAACATAAAAGAATTGCCTGCTAACTTGGGAAAATTGGAGCAATTACGCATGCTTAATGCTATGCAGACGTCCGTGTCACATCTACCTTTGTCTTGTAGATCTTTGAGATATCTCAAAACTCTGCTACTACCGCCGTTGAGGGAAGGGTATAGGAGTGCGCAACCTATTGAGGATTTGACATCATCTTCAGATGCTAATTTATGTTCCTTGGAATATCTAAGGGCTCCTTACCAGTCTCTGCAACATTTATCCTTATTGGCAAATTTAGATCTTCAAACTGGTCATGggttattgaaatatttagacCTAAGCTATAGTTGTTTCCAGTCCTTGCCCTTAAACCTTTGTCATCTTTCCCAGCTTGAAGTCCTCCTTTTGAACAACTGTCAGAACCTTCGAGTGATTAAAGATCTCCCACCTCGGCTTAAATGCCTACAAGCAAATCGTTGTCCCTtgctggaaaacatacaagatcTTCCACTTAGCCTAGTGAAACTGTCCACACGTTATTGTCCATTGCTGGAAAATGTACAAGATCTATCTGGCTTATTAAGGCTACATGAATTGTATCTTTATGAGTGCAGTAATTTGATTGAGCTTCGAGGTGTGGAGAGTCTGGTCAATTTAGAGCGCATTGACATAAATGGTTGCAGCACTCTGAGCAGTAAATCTTGGTGTGTGAAGTTGTTCAAG GCACTTCTTCACAACCCAAACCATCAACAGTTTAGAATGTGGGTTTCAAATGACATGGTTTCAAAAGACTTGTGCAGCAATGAAGTAGTTGGGGGATGTTCATCAAATTACAGTTTGCCActgtttttgaagaaaaaagggATATTTATTGGTGTGAATGTTTACGGTCGTATTGATTCACAACATGAAATGAATGGAAGAACAGAGCTGATTGCTCCCCATAATGATTTGTCTTTGGAGTGCAGAGTATATGATCTTTTGACAGAACCCAATAAATTCAGAGAAGTAGAGGAGCTTATAGAGTTTTATTCATCGCCTGTGAAAACAAGGGAACTGAGTAGCCTTCTTCAAACATATGTAGcatatgaagaagatgatggtgGGGTATACTTCATTCCTATCAACCCAAAGGTGGTGATGAAATTCGAGGCTGAATGTAGAGATGGTGAGGGTAGAGAGCAGCAGAATGAAGAAGGGAGTAGCAGTAGCATATGGGATGTTGTATTTGGATGTGTTGGTTTTTGTGACACGCACAATTAG
- the LOC115998382 gene encoding TMV resistance protein N-like, whose protein sequence is MESTSETNQLLLPSSSSSLPRCWHYDVFLSFRGEDTRKSFTDHLFAALCRAGVHTFRDAEELRKGEDISTDLIKAIQESKISIIVFSKTYASSRWCLEEVVKIVECKEMANQVVFPIFYDVSPSEVRKQTGGFADAFSQHQQRFKPEKVSQWKTALNKVADFSGWNLQNYADGYESKFIDKIVENVLQVVNRTYLNVAKYPVGIHARIRNILSFLQSEANDDVSMIGIYGLGGVGKTTLAKAVFNQIYRTFDGSCFLGDVGKEYVNEGHLGLKRLQEQLLCRILNRKRLKVDHVDEGISLIKERLGLKKVLIVVDDVDHESQLDSLVGDRNWFGSGSAIVVTTRNANLLNGFGKDCEKYNVAMLSHEESLQLFSWHAFKNPNPVEPFIELSNMIVSYAGGLPLALTVLGSHFRARSSVQEWSNDFEKLRRIPHNDILKILKISYDALDDDTQGIFLDIACIFTGEYFDTEEIVKILNGCGFFAQSGISTLIDRCLISEDLYMHGLVRDVGREIVRGESPRQPEKRSRLFLRDEVMDVLVNKKGTKAIETMIIDLPNEVHLSTKVFSKMTRLRVLKILSMNVKGPLKYLSNELRLLYWKNCPLRGISSDLCLKRLVSLSMIESNIEEFQPNLQHFRCLEILRLDDCVRLEKGPNFTGAHSLKTLSLNYCSNLVELAQSIGDLENLVNLYMTGCINVRELPSSICKLKSLRCLVLRGCSKIKELPTDLGKLEQLRYLNARGTSVTHLPSSCGSLRYLSHLELRQGREVFKSMERIGHSTSSDAILCSLQTLDAPYHSLQHLDLQTGLGSSSSLKCLDLSYSNFDALPFNLFHLSQLRWLKLNNCQNLRVIQNLPITLYHLSAKKCPLLENVQDLSGLGLSVLDLSNCNSLVEFRGVENLVYLDKLDLSHLSQLRHLRLDNCQNLRVIRDLPISLHELSAKNCPLLENIQDLCELLELRHLYLSNCSNLVELPGLENLVCLEHIHISHNYFDQPQPFNLCLFSQLQDLKLNHCQNLRAIQDLPPSLHILSALNCPLLENIQDLSSLLELGALNLSNCSNLIELPGLENLIDLEYIDIRNCSALSSKSWCVNFFKARFKNPTQFTMKLSKDMVPQYLCSNEVVGCSSSYTLPLFLKKKQILFIVVMISCLFGGWCYVKYKTTAGKELTIGKMLQVHPPHVNDMGLECEVYGYFAEPNEVKKLEVLIEFYLLEHGEEEKLSIETCIVYEEEGVGEVYFLPINLNKAIKFHPHRYRGAREKTAVVTITHC, encoded by the exons ATGGAATCCACTTCTGAAACTAATCAACTTCTCCTTCCCTCATCTTCCTCTTCACTTCCACGCTGTTGGCACTATGATGTCTTTTTGAGCTTTAGAGGTGAAGACACGCGGAAGTCTTTCACAGATCATCTCTTTGCGGCGTTGTGCCGAGCTGGAGTTCACACTTTCAGAGATGCAGAAGAGCTCCGTAAAGGAGAAGACATCTCTACTGACCTCATCAAAGCTATTCAAGAATCAAAGATTTCCATTATCGTGTTTTCCAAAACTTATGCCTCTTCCCGGTGGTGTCTTGAGGAGGTTGTGAAGATAGTGGAATGTAAAGAAATGGCAAATCAGGTGGTTTTTCCCATATTTTATGATGTGAGTCCTTCTGAGGTCCGAAAACAAACAGGTGGCTTTGCTGATGCATTCTCTCAACATCAACAACGATTCAAGCCCGAAAAAGTTAGCCAATGGAAAACAGCTCTCAATAAGGTTGCGGATTTTTCTGGGTGGAACTTACAGAACTATGCTGACGG GTATGAATCAAAATTTATTGACAAAATTGTAGAAAATGTTCTACAAGTGGTGAATCGTACATACTTGAATGTTGCCAAATATCCTGTTGGAATTCATGCTCGGATTAGAAACATACTTTCTTTCTTGCAAAGTGAAGCAAATGATGATGTTAGTATGATTGGGATTTATGGCCTGGGTGGGGTAGGAAAAACAACCCTAGCCAAAGCCGTATTTAACCAAATTTATAGAACATTTGATGGTAGTTGCTTTCTTGGAGATGTTGGAAAAGAATATGTAAATGAAGGTCATCTAGGTTTAAAAAGATTACAAGAGCAACTTCTTTGTAGAATTCTCAATAGAAAGAGGTTGAAAGTTGATCATGTTGATGAAGGAATTAGTTTGATCAAAGAAAGACTTGGATTAAAAAAGGTTCtcattgttgttgatgatgtaGACCATGAGAGTCAATTAGACTCATTAGTTGGGGACCGAAATTGGTTTGGTTCTGGCAGTGCAATTGTCGTTACAACTAGAAATGCCAATTTACTGAATGGCTTCGGAAAAGATTGTGAAAAGTATAATGTTGCAATGTTAAGTCACGAGGAATCTTTGCAACTCTTTAGTTGGCATGCTTTTAAGAACCCAAATCCTGTGGAGCCTTTTATAGAACTATCAAACATGATAGTAAGTTATGCTGGTGGACTTCCTTTGGCACTTACTGTTCTAGGCTCACATTTTCGAGCAAGATCGTCCGTTCAAGAATGGAGCAATGACTTTGAGAAGTTAAGAAGGATTCCTCATAATGATATTTTGAAGATTCTCAAAATTAGTTATGATGCACTTGACGATGATACTCAAGGAATCTTCCTTGATATTGCTTGCATTTTTACTGGTGAATATTTTGACACAGAAGAGATTGTTAAGATATTGAATGGTTGTGGTTTCTTTGCTCAAAGTGGTATTTCAACTTTAATTGATAGATGTTTGATAAGTGAAGACCTTTATATGCATGGTTTAGTTCGAGATGTGGGGAGAGAAATTGTTCGCGGGGAATCTCCTAGACAGCCAGAAAAAAGAAGTAGATTGTTTTTACGTGATGAAGTTATGGATGTACTTGTGAACAAAAAG GGCACAAAAGCAATTGAAACAATGATTATAGATTTGCCAAATGAAGTGCATTTGAGTACTAAGGTATTCTCTAAAATGACCAGGTTAAGAGTACTCAAAATCTTATCCATGAATGTCAAGGGGCCTTTAAAGTACTTATCTAATGAGCTTAGATTGCTTTATTGGAAAAATTGCCCTTTGAGAGGCATATCGTCTGATCTTTGTTTGAAGAGACTTGTTAGTTTGAGTATGATAGAAAGCAATATTGAAGAATTTCAGCCCAATTTGCAG CATTTTAGATGTTTGGAGATCTTAAGGCTTGATGATTGTGTGCGACTTGAAAAAGGCCCAAACTTTACTGGAGCACATAGTCTAAAGACATTATCCCTCAATTATTGTTCAAATTTGGTTGAATTGGCGCAATCAATTGGAGATTTAGAAAATCTTGTTAATTTATATATGACAGGGTGCATCAATGTGAGAGAACTTCCTAGTAGCATTTGCAAGTTGAAATCTCTTAGGTGTCTTGTTCTACGGGGGTGCTCCAAGATAAAAGAATTGCCTACTGACTTGGGAAAATTGGAGCAACTACGTTATCTCAATGCTAGAGGGACTTCTGTGACCCACCTACCCTCTTCTTGTGGATCTTTGAGATATCTCAGCCATTTGGAACTAAGGCAGGGAAGGGAAGTTTTTAAGAGTATGGAACGCATTGGGCATTCAACATCTTCTGATGCTATTTTATGTTCCTTGCAAACTCTAGATGCTCCTTACCACTCTCTGCAACATTTAGATCTTCAAACCGGACTTGGAAGTTCATCCTCATTGAAATGCTTAGATCTAAGCTATAGTAACTTCGATGCCCTGCCCTTTAACCTTTTCCATCTTTCCCAGCTAAGATGGCTCAAATTGAACAACTGTCAGAATCTTCGAGTGATTCAAAATCTTCCAATTACCCTATATCATCTCTCTGCAAAGAAGTGTCCCTTACTAGAAAATGTACAAGATCTATCAGGATTAGGGCTATCGGTTTTGGATCTTTCTAACTGTAATAGTTTGGTTGAGTTTCGAGGCGTGGAGAATTTAGTTTATTTAGATAAATTAGATCTGAGTCATCTTTCCCAGCTAAGACATCTCAGATTGGACAACTGTCAGAATCTTCGAGTGATTCGAGATCTTCCAATCAGCCTACACGAGCTCTCTGCAAAAAACTGTCCCTtgctggaaaacatacaagatcTCTGTGAGTTGTTAGAGCTACGTCATTTGTATCTTTCTAACTGCAGTAATTTGGTTGAGCTTCCAGGCCTGGAGAATCTCGTTTGTTTAGAACACATTCACATAAGTCATAATTACTTCGACCAGCCGCAGCCATTCAATCTTTGTCTTTTTTCTCAGCTACAAGATCTCAAATTGAACCACTGTCAGAACCTTCGAGCAATTCAAGATCTTCCACCCAGCCTACACATTCTCTCTGCACTGAATTGTCCCTTGCTAGAAAACATTCAAGATCTATCTAGCTTATTGGAGCTAGGGGCGTTGAATCTTTCTAACTGTAGTAATTTGATTGAGCTTCCAGGCCTGGAGAATCTGATTGATTTAGAATACATTGACATAAGAAATTGTAGTGCTCTGAGCAGTAAATCTTGGTGTGTGAACTTCTTCAAG GCACGTTTTAAAAACCCAACCCAGTTTACAATGAAGCTTTCGAAAGACATGGTTCCACAATACTTGTGCAGCAACGAAGTAGTTGGATGTTCATCAAGTTACACATTGCCAttgtttttgaagaaaaaacagATATTATTTATAGTTGTGATGATTTCATGTTtgtttggtggttggtgttaTGTGAAATACAAAACCACAGCTGGTAAAGAGTTGACGATTGGGAAGATGCTGCAGGTGCACCCCCCACATGTGAATGATATGGGGTTGGAATGCGAAGTATATGGTTATTTTGCAGAACCCAATGAAGTAAAAAAACTTGAGGTGCTTATAGAATTTTATTTGCTTGAGCACGGAGAGGAGGAGAAACTCAGTATTGAAACATGTATAGTATATGAAGAAGAGGGTGTGGGTGAGGTATACTTCCTTCCTATCAACCTTAATAAGGCGATCAAATTTCACCCCCATAGATACAGAGGTGCCAGGGAGAAAACCGCTGTGGTTACTATAACACACTGTTAG